A region from the Triticum urartu cultivar G1812 chromosome 1, Tu2.1, whole genome shotgun sequence genome encodes:
- the LOC125516507 gene encoding uncharacterized protein LOC125516507 isoform X1, with the protein MSSDSEPSGSQSSDTKPSGSQSSDTKSSDAGPKDTSIPFNLHRGSVNPVTGLGTFHLEMPSSEVVSAAKPTNYPPILLEIKDDDQMESLLRMKKLQHENILAVHFFQKDGAGGLRAFVEPYTGYVVELFANVKFFVNEETGLVPSQRFQEIVSASLDGLDFIFKSDLYHGNFSWNTTAYHRDKVDGKVTLKLCNFEDRKDSSLLKCQIGDCHALAHDLEKVSRRVKDEYPGVKPEACCVLDDLACRLRAVNDMKSLSTMKQKNQDHVFFWDDTKKRTFCAYEMPAVWSTDAFWNNFRASPSAALDMPWNTEWEANSPLLLEEMEKYRVKNNIAPYNFDNRKDFLRLISGLYTHQIELKLQLPHISVDVVVHLRHPRLLLDLKAAAEVDAVDVDNQNQ; encoded by the exons ATGTCAAGTGACAGCGAACCAAGTGGCTCCCAATCAAGTGACACCAAACCAAGTGGCTCCCAATCAAGTGACACCAAATCAAGTGATGCGGGACCAAAAGATACTTCCATTCCCTTTAATCTGCATAGAGGTAGTGTAAATCCAGTAACAGGATTGGGTACTTTCCATTTGGAGATGCCTTCTTCAGAGGTGGTGTCCGCTGCTAAACCCACCAATTATCCCCCGATTCTACTTGAAATAAAAGATGACGATCAAATGGAGAGCCTACTGAGGATGAAGAAATTGCAGCATGAAAATATCCTTGCGGTGCATTTCTTTCAGAAGGATGGAGCTGGAGGTCTTCGAGCTTTCGTCGAGCCATATACAGGTTATGTTGTAGAGCTGTTTGCAAATGTCAAATTTTTCGTCAATGAAGAAACCGGATTGGTTCCATCTCAGCGGTTTCAAGAAATAGTGAG tgcatcgCTTGACGGCTTGGATTTTATTTTCAAGAGTGATCTATATCACGGAAATTTTTCATGGAACACAACAGCTTACCACCGGGACAAAGTTGATGGTAAAGTTACACTTAAATTGTGCAACTTTGAAGACAGAA AGGACAGCAGTCTTCTGAAATGCCAGATCGGGGATTGTCACGCTCTTGCCCATGACCTTGAGAAGGTATCTAGACGTGTGAAGGACGAGTATCCTGGTGTCAAGCCCGAGGCATGCTGTGTACTAGATGACCTTGCATGTAGGTTGAGAGCTGTTAATGACAT GAAATCATTAAGCACAATGAAACAGAAGAATCAAGATCATGTGTTTTTCTGGGATGATACGAAAAAGAGAACCTTCTGTGCTTATGAGATGCCAGCAGTTTGGTCCACAGATGCATTCTGGAACAACTTTAGGGCTTCTCCATCTGCTGCGCTGGATATGCCATGGAACACAGAATGGGAGGCTAATTCGCCATTGCTATTGGAGGAAATGGAGAAGTACCGTGTAAAGAACAATATTGCTCCTTACAATTTTGATAATAGAAAGGACTTCCTACGACTTATCAGCGGACTTTACACGCATCAGATAGAACTCAAGCTGCAG CTTCCACACATTAGTGTTGATGTTGTTGTTCATCTTAGACATCCTCGTTTGCTTTTGGACTTGAAAGCGGCCGCTGAAGTGGATGCCGTGGATGTGGACAACCAGAACCAGTGA
- the LOC125516507 gene encoding uncharacterized protein LOC125516507 isoform X2 codes for MSSDSEPSGSQSSDTKSSDAGPKDTSIPFNLHRGSVNPVTGLGTFHLEMPSSEVVSAAKPTNYPPILLEIKDDDQMESLLRMKKLQHENILAVHFFQKDGAGGLRAFVEPYTGYVVELFANVKFFVNEETGLVPSQRFQEIVSASLDGLDFIFKSDLYHGNFSWNTTAYHRDKVDGKVTLKLCNFEDRKDSSLLKCQIGDCHALAHDLEKVSRRVKDEYPGVKPEACCVLDDLACRLRAVNDMKSLSTMKQKNQDHVFFWDDTKKRTFCAYEMPAVWSTDAFWNNFRASPSAALDMPWNTEWEANSPLLLEEMEKYRVKNNIAPYNFDNRKDFLRLISGLYTHQIELKLQLPHISVDVVVHLRHPRLLLDLKAAAEVDAVDVDNQNQ; via the exons ATGTCAAGTGACAGCGAACCAA GTGGCTCCCAATCAAGTGACACCAAATCAAGTGATGCGGGACCAAAAGATACTTCCATTCCCTTTAATCTGCATAGAGGTAGTGTAAATCCAGTAACAGGATTGGGTACTTTCCATTTGGAGATGCCTTCTTCAGAGGTGGTGTCCGCTGCTAAACCCACCAATTATCCCCCGATTCTACTTGAAATAAAAGATGACGATCAAATGGAGAGCCTACTGAGGATGAAGAAATTGCAGCATGAAAATATCCTTGCGGTGCATTTCTTTCAGAAGGATGGAGCTGGAGGTCTTCGAGCTTTCGTCGAGCCATATACAGGTTATGTTGTAGAGCTGTTTGCAAATGTCAAATTTTTCGTCAATGAAGAAACCGGATTGGTTCCATCTCAGCGGTTTCAAGAAATAGTGAG tgcatcgCTTGACGGCTTGGATTTTATTTTCAAGAGTGATCTATATCACGGAAATTTTTCATGGAACACAACAGCTTACCACCGGGACAAAGTTGATGGTAAAGTTACACTTAAATTGTGCAACTTTGAAGACAGAA AGGACAGCAGTCTTCTGAAATGCCAGATCGGGGATTGTCACGCTCTTGCCCATGACCTTGAGAAGGTATCTAGACGTGTGAAGGACGAGTATCCTGGTGTCAAGCCCGAGGCATGCTGTGTACTAGATGACCTTGCATGTAGGTTGAGAGCTGTTAATGACAT GAAATCATTAAGCACAATGAAACAGAAGAATCAAGATCATGTGTTTTTCTGGGATGATACGAAAAAGAGAACCTTCTGTGCTTATGAGATGCCAGCAGTTTGGTCCACAGATGCATTCTGGAACAACTTTAGGGCTTCTCCATCTGCTGCGCTGGATATGCCATGGAACACAGAATGGGAGGCTAATTCGCCATTGCTATTGGAGGAAATGGAGAAGTACCGTGTAAAGAACAATATTGCTCCTTACAATTTTGATAATAGAAAGGACTTCCTACGACTTATCAGCGGACTTTACACGCATCAGATAGAACTCAAGCTGCAG CTTCCACACATTAGTGTTGATGTTGTTGTTCATCTTAGACATCCTCGTTTGCTTTTGGACTTGAAAGCGGCCGCTGAAGTGGATGCCGTGGATGTGGACAACCAGAACCAGTGA